ATGGGTTCAGGATGAGGACTGGAGAAGGTTTGATTGCCGCTTGCTGACGACTGCAGTGGCGTTGTGGCGAGTCGAAAGGGCACTCAGTTCGAGTTTGTGTATCTGATCCAGAGCAGAGCTCCGAATGTGTGTATAGCTTTCGGTCTCAGGATAGCAGGGTTGGGGATCGTTCACCTATGAGTCTCTCTCATAGTGCAGCTCTTGCGTCTCGACTTGACTCCTTTCGCTGTTGCGATAGCTTCGTGTCCCAAGTTCCCTCGAGTGACCATTGGCTCCGGAATGTAGCCAGCAGAGGACTCAGTTACGGACTAGACCACCTGAGCCAAAAGCTGAGGTATCCCGACTACTCTGACGTTCATAAGGTCTGTTCATGGTCTGGTACTTATGGTTAGGTGGCTGCCTAGAATGGAGGCACGAATAGCGCTTATAAATGTTGATCTTAGAGTGCCTTTATCTTTCGTCGAGCTCTTCCTTCACCGGCTTAACTAGCTTGTCACCTCGTCGAGGTTGTAGACCATGACGAAATGCCATAATCTTATAACAGAAGTCTGAGAACCACTGAGTTCGCTGGGAACAGACGAGTTTAGGACATATGCATCAGAATAAGTGAGCAACAGAGCTCTTTGATCTTGCGGAATTCGCTGACATTTCACCACAGACAATGCAGGCGTCAGGTGATCATAGTACATCGGATAGTACTCAGTTATTCCGCTGAACACCACGAGGTCGCTCCTTGACCACAAACTTATTCCCATCCCGATCGGAGGACCGGCGGGTGCGACGCCCCTTGGTAAGCCAGCCCCAGACAGAGCGCGGATGTTTTCCTCCCTTGGACTTTCCACGACCTCCTCCATGGGGGTGATCGCATCTTTATGCGTCGTCAGAACAGCCAAGCGAATTGACTCGGGCACTCACGCATTCATGGCCACACCACGGACGTGTGGACGGTGGCCTAGCCACCTACTGCGTCCTGCCTTGCCCAGGTTGCGGTGTTTCCAGTCGGGGTTGCTGACCTTGCCAATGGTAGCGACGCATCGCTGCATGATGTTGCGCACTTCACCGCTTTGGAGTCGAACCTGGGTCCAGAGGCCCTTTTCGTCGTGGGCGACGACTTGAGCAAAGGTTCCTGCTGAACGGACGAGCGAGGCTCGGCCGACCGGGGAGAGGGAGATGGCATGGATGAGGGCGCCAGCTGGGATGAGACGGAGAGGAAGGACGTTGCCTGGCTTGAGTGTACGAGCACGAAGGACACCGAGGGAGAGATTTGTGGAAGCGACGGCGGCGGCGAGGTCTGATGCGTCTGGGGTGGTGGCAAGTGCGGTTTGGGGAGACGAAGGCGAAGAGTTGGCCAGTAGCTTGAGAGAGCGTTTCGTCGGGGGCGGAGAATCGGTGAACCCTTCAATCAACCCGTTGGGAATGCATATCGATCTCAGAATATTTAGTTCCATTGCGCCCAACATCTCATGGGTCAGGTGTAGAATAGGAAGAACAGGATATTTTACCAAGTCCGAAACCGTTCCAGACCCCATAGACCCAGATTATCTCTCTTAATTTCACTAAAGCACTTCTGAAATGCTTTCTTCCTGATGGTTGTGTCTGTCTGCGTCGCCCTTCTGTTTTCGAACTACACACCATCATCCACATCATTGGCACGTTAATGTTCTCACCCCTCTTGGCACCCACCTCCGGTTTAATTCCCAACACACGCTGCTATTGCTTGTAAGTTGCCAAGAGAGAAAGGGCAATTCTAGTAAGTTGATCACCCACTGAAACGTTTCTCTTGGCTGAACTTGGCCTCTACTTACCGGATTTTGAATGGGATACGAACCGAGCTTTGGCCGCGGATCAAGGGTCATTCACATATTCAATGATTTTGAATCGTCAGTTGGACTCTGGGCATCGACAACACGGAGCCTACGTCATTAGCTGTGGACAAATAGGGACCGTCAAACCATCCAATCGACGTCTAGTTATCTATTGATGACAGGGTTTTTCTCTAGCACGCCAAGCCTTATGTACTTGCTCATCGCGACTCATGCCGATTTTTGTTCGGTACCTAGGTTCTCTTATACAAACTTCTTCTATAATTCGGGAGGATGATAACCATTCAAAGGCATGAACTTTCATCCTTTGATATTTGAGCGGCAGCTTGAACACGACAAGTCCTTGGCATCGGTCTGTAGAGTACTCAATAAGGCTGCGATTCATGGCCTCTGAACAAGCGCATGCACACTTGACCGTCCTTTGGAATGACTCGCCTCTGGACTGGTATATTGGTTGTGACAGCAGCCGTGTCCAACGCCGCCGTCACCGTTTACCGAGCCGGCGATCACGGAGCATATGTCACGACTACGACTTCAGCCGCCTCCGCCAGCTTTACTGGAACAGCGGCGTATGACCCCACCATCTTGACACCCCCACCGCCTCCTGCGCAACTCAATCGTGATTTTGTAGTACTGGCAAGTCTCAACGCCCTACTTTACTCATAGTCAGCTCACACTATCTAAGCAATAGCTGAGCCAAAGTGAACCAGAGGGTGTGAGCATTCCTATCCCCGGCTCATACCTTGGATTTTCCATTGAATTATCCGTCGCAAACCGAGTCATTGGAAAGAACTCCTCAGTCTTATCCGTCCCATTTTTGAACCACATAGCCAACGTCGTCAATCGTGCTGGCGCTATTCGTCTTCGAGTGGGCGGAAATAGTATGTACATTTCATTACGATATATTCAGGATGAAATCTTAACCGTCGATAGCGCAAGAACGAGCAATTCTGCGTTCCGAAGGGTTTCCTGGGGGTGAAATTCTGATCAAGACCCAAGAGGGAAATACTACCACCTCAACCCCTCATGTCGAATTCGCACCCGAACTCATTAAAATGCTTGCTAATGTCGCTGGTTTGGTCAAAACTGATATCTTCTTGGTGAGTTGATATATACGTTTATGTATTTGCTTGGCAGCACAATCAGCTAAATATAAACTTGGAAGGGGCTCAACTTTATGGACATAAATGATCTATCAAATCAAGTGGCTTTCGCTGCAATGGCTGAAGAAATGCTAGGCTCGAACCTCCATGGTATCGCATTAGGTAACGAGCCTGATTTGTATGAGCGGCCAGGTCATATGAAGCGCCCCAACCCTTACAATTTCGACCAATACATGAACGAGTGGGCGAGCGTATCAAATGCGCTGGCCACCAACCCCGCATATACCAACCACCAGATCTTGATGGGGCCTAGCACGTGTTGTGCAGCCAGTAATCCCAGGTGGAATAACCGTATGTTGCCCTGCCTTATCCTCAAGCAAGTTGAGCTGAGGGCCCTCAATAGTGGCGTTGGCCGATGCCGGTTACTTACAGCGTTTTGCGAACGAGTTGAAGATTATCACCGTTCAAAGGTACCCTCGTAATAACTGTCAAATTAATGGAGTCGAGGACCCACAACTTCTCTTCGCTAATTATCTGACCCACGAGCAAATCAGCCAACTCGCTGATGAATATGCCGAATTTTCTGGTAAGAGCTCTCAATTTTTCACGAGTGAGCGATCAATGATGATGGCAACCGCAGGCGTTGTCCAAGCAGCAGGGAAGCCGCTATACATGTTTGAAACTAATACGGCCGCATGCGGTGGCTTTCCTGGTATTTCAGATTCTTTTGGTGCCGGATTGTGGGCTACGGACTGGGCACTCAAGCTCGCCGCCACAAACTTCTCTTCCACTCTCCTCCATGTCGGCGGTCAAAACGACTATTATAACCCGTTCACTCCTCCACCAACGAATCAATCTTCATTTCGTCAATGGACTACTGGCTCTGTTTATTATACTGCTCTCATCACTGCCGAGTTTTTCGGAAAGAGTGGCAAAAGTCGGATCATGGATCTCAATGCCAACAATGGTGAAAACCTCACGCCCGGTTATGTAGTATATGAGGATGGTCAACCGACTCGTGTACTGCTCATTAACTACGTGGATGATCCATCGGGCGGGCATGATATTGTCGCCCGCATTCAGATCGGCGCTCAGGGAACTCAGCAACCTGCTGCGAGCCCACGACAAGTTCGAGTCAAGTATTTTGAAGCGCCTAGCGTCAGTTTCAAGGGCAATATGACGTGAGCCTAACTCTTGCTTTTTCTGTCCATGCGCCCTAACCTATTTGTTTAAAGTTGGGCTGGTCAAACTCTGGGTAATCATTTTGAATCTGATGGGCGACTAAAAGGCGAAGAGGTCATACATACGATCCAGTGCGATGCCACAACGAACCAATGTGCTATTCCACTCAAAGCACCATCCCTCGCGCTCATCTTCCTCACTGATGCCGCTTTACAAAACTCGTCTCCTACGGAAGGCGCGACTGCTAGCTTCGAAACTACATTCCGGACTCGAGAAAGACACACTGCAACGATCGACCAGGCTGTGCTTTCTACGAGTAATGGCAGGGGCGGAGGGGGCGGACACCGAATTGGTAGTACGAGTTTCGGAAGTATTGGAAACGGAGGGACACCGAATCTGTATACTCCTGGGATGGGGCTTTTAGTTGGTTTGACCACTGGTATCATGATGATATTAAAATATGGTAGATAATCGTCTTTAGTTTGATATATGTGATGGCGTAAATGCTCCCTTTTTTTATTTGCGACATGTAGGCTCTATTCATTCAATTGAAGCTTCTTTTACCATGGAGCCCGCCTCTCTGTTATCTGTTCATGATACTAGATGTATCTGGGTAACAGTCAATAATATGTTGATCATGATGAGATGGTCTCCTGCCATGAAATGACCCTGGTTGTATGCGGTAGCGTCCAGCGCCTTACAAGACTCCTTTAGTATTTACCCAACCTAATGGATTAGCTAAAGTTTCCCCTAACATTGATGGCACATGAAGTCGGTTAGAATATTTCATGGACGCGAGGCTGGTCGACTTATGCATTTATTGAGATTTATAGCCTGAAGTTCTACAACATATCGGGATGACATTTATTTATCAGCTGGTACATGAACAATTGGTGTTATCCCGTCTCATCCTCACCTCAAAATGATTCAAGTCCAAAATCTCATTTTGTTATCGTTAAATCTACACAATCGAGTATTGCTCTACCCCGATTCTAACCTCTTTGCTGAATGTTACCGAACCCTCTCCGCCCACCCGTTCAACGTCGAGAACTTCCACACCAATGAGACTCTTTTCGGACTTGAAGTCAACCTGAGAAGAAAGTTGGTTAGTATTGCGAAATTTGATTGATTTAGATAGATATTTTATGGGGGAGTTTGAAAAAATAAATTGATTCTATATAGGGAGAGAAAAGAGAACTAACGCACCTTGACCGGGAAGAAAGCCTCTGCATCATCTCCACCGACACTAAACTCCAACGATCCCGTTGTGTCAGACTCGGAAGAAACCGAGTCGGTTGTCCAGTCCAGAGAGTGGGTGCTCGGGTTAATTGACCATGAACCAGTGTGTGATGAAACAGTTGGGTATGCGCCACTCCTGTCAATATAAAATTAGGTTAGCGAAGCTATGGCGAGAGAGAGGTAGAGCGTACGGGAGAGGTATGCTAATCACAAGGTCCTGCAAATCCAGATCCGTATTTTGCAATTCCCATTCGATGTTCACTTCGCATGTTCCATCTCCAGCCGGAGACGGCCAAACATTGACTATATACAGAATTAATATACTTAAATCGTCATTTGGCACCTGAAACTCACTTGACAAAGGCAACCTAGTTTCGTCCTTGGAGCCCCACCTCCATTTGAGCACGTTCAAAGGCTGGGGCTGACCAACAGGGAACCCTCTCGCTGGATCTTTCAGTTTCACCTCACCCTGAATCCCAACACCTCCAGCAAACTTGGCGACATTGGGATGCTGCTTGAACTGAGCACCCTCTCCTCCCGACCCGAGTGGTGCAATGTTCAATTTGATACGGGCGTCCGCAGCATCGGCGACTTTGAGATCCAAGTCACCCATAATTTCCAGTTCTTTCGGCCGGCCGTCACGAAGGATGGAAGCCTTGACTCTCTCGCGGATGACAACGTGGACTGATTCTTCGTGGACGGCTGGCCCAGGAGGCGGAGCAGACAAGGTAGCACTAGCGGATAGGTCTGGGGGCACAGGTGTGCCCGGAATAGAGCCGGTCGGAGTAGCGAGTTCACCGCCCATGGCATCGAGAAGTTCGGACTGCTTGGCCTTTTTGCTGCCGAGCTTCATGCCCGAGGCCTTGAAAGCCGGCTTGAGGCTTGAAGGTTGAGGAGATACAGCGCTATGAAGCAAAATGTCAAACGAACGGATCCAATTAGATATGAGTTTGGACCCACCGACGCTCTGCAGGAGCTTCAAAGCGAGGAACACTGGAGTATCCACCACTTCCACCCATTCCAGGACTAAGATAACTGCTACCGATACCTCCACTACCTCCTTGAGCACGTTTCTGCATCTCGCGACGCTGCATTTCGAGCTGCTTGGCGCGTCGCTTGAGTTCCTCTTTGGCCTCTGCTTCTTTATTCTACTCGAACAATCAATAATCATGGCACATATAATACGAGGTGAATCTCACCTTGGCAATGATTTCCTGAATCTTCTCCTCGTGACTTTCCATTTCCAAGATACTCCTGACTTGCTGGAGCCCAACTTGCTCACGGTATCCCAAATTCACAACCTCATCGAACGCGCCCAATAGTTCAAAGGCGTTTCGTGAAATCTCCCGTTCATCCGCGGTTCGACATATATCCGAGACGACTCGAGCAAACAGGTGTAAGGTATCTATATCTTGCAGAATATTTGAACCTTTGTTGGTAATCAGAAGAATGTAGAGATCTTCGAGAGGCTGGTACACGTAGCGCACGTCTTGGGCCTCGATCGATGTGTGTTGGGAGTTGGCAGGAATTAGTTTGGGGAAAGAGGTAAGCAACCCATCGATACGAGACCGTGGCATTTCACGGAACTGGCGAGAAATCACCGCTAAATGCGCAAAGATTAATTAACTTCAATGGGTTAAACAGGGAGGCGACGTACGTTTCCCCCCTTTGGTACATATAGACGCAGCCAATACCACCTATTTGTTGCACTAAGCATCGACGCATCATGTATTCCGGGGAGCTGGGATCAGAGCCTACCATTTTATAAGAGGGATGAGATCGAGGGTATGGAGAAGGAACAAGACGACGTGTCGCTAAGCGCCAACTATTACATAAGCCGGTCTTGACTGATGCTCGAGTCTCTACATCAGAAGAAtatgtttttttttgttacGGTAAAGTATATAACTACCGAATCCGATTGATAGTCATTAATTTAATATGGTAAATAAAGGGTCTCCAAGTAGGCAGAAGAACGAAGACAATTCGAACCCTTTGTTTAATTTGAGAAAGGTGTTTGG
The Rhizoctonia solani chromosome 8, complete sequence DNA segment above includes these coding regions:
- a CDS encoding glycoside hydrolase family 79 protein → MTRLWTGILVVTAAVSNAAVTVYRAGDHGAYVTTTTSAASASFTGTAAYDPTILTPPPPPAQLNRDFVLSQSEPEGVSIPIPGSYLGFSIELSVANRVIGKNSSVLSVPFLNHIANVVNRAGAIRLRVGGNTQERAILRSEGFPGGEILIKTQEGNTTTSTPHVEFAPELIKMLANVAGLVKTDIFLGLNFMDINDLSNQVAFAAMAEEMLGSNLHGIALGNEPDLYERPGHMKRPNPYNFDQYMNEWASVSNALATNPAYTNHQILMGPSTCCAASNPRWNNLALADAGYLQRFANELKIITVQRYPRNNCQINGVEDPQLLFANYLTHEQISQLADEYAEFSGVVQAAGKPLYMFETNTAACGGFPGISDSFGAGLWATDWALKLAATNFSSTLLHVGGQNDYYNPFTPPPTNQSSFRQWTTGSVYYTALITAEFFGKSGKSRIMDLNANNGENLTPGYVVYEDGQPTRVLLINYVDDPSGGHDIVARIQIGAQGTQQPAASPRQVRVKYFEAPSVSFKGNMTWAGQTLGNHFESDGRLKGEEVIHTIQCDATTNQCAIPLKAPSLALIFLTDAALQNSSPTEGATASFETTFRTRERHTATIDQAVLSTSNGRGGGGGHRIGSTSFGSIGNGGTPNLYTPGMGLLVGLTTGIMMILKYGR
- a CDS encoding ribosomal Proteins L2, C-terminal domain — translated: MLGAMELNILRSICIPNGLIEGFTDSPPPTKRSLKLLANSSPSSPQTALATTPDASDLAAAVASTNLSLGVLRARTLKPGNVLPLRLIPAGALIHAISLSPVGRASLVRSAGTFAQVVAHDEKGLWTQVRLQSGEVRNIMQRCVATIGKVSNPDWKHRNLGKAGRSRWLGHRPHVRGVAMNACDHPHGGGRGKSKGGKHPRSVWGWLTKGRRTRRSSDRDGNKFVVKERPRGVQRNN